In the Bacillota bacterium genome, TCTTATCCCTAGCATATATTTTTCCAAAAAATAAAGATTATGATACGTCGTCAATCTGAATCCCAGAATCTCGTTGGCACAGATCAAATGGCGAAGATACGAGCGGGAATAATTTTGACAGGCATAGCACTTGCATTTTGGTTCAATCGGCTGCATATCCGATGCATATGCCGCGTTTCTCAGGTTCAGATAGCCATCGTTCACGAATACCCTTCCGTTGCGAGCCATCCTGGTGGGCAGAACGCAATCAAATATATCTATACCAAGCCTGGCCCCCTGCAGAAGCGCATCGGGTGAACCTACCCCCATCAGATAGCGAGGGCGATCCTCCGGTAACGGGGGGATCGTATGTTCCAATGTTTCGTACATCAATTCCTTCGGTTCGCCGACACTGAGCCCCCCGATAGCATATCCGGGAAACTCCAACTCCAGAAGTTCATGGCTACTTCGTTCCCGGAGATCCCTGTATATACCCCCCTGAATGATGCCGAAGAGTGATTGGTCACGGCGCAGGTGTTGCGATTTGCAACGTTCTGCCCAGTGTGTGGTCCTGCGCACTGCTTCCTCCACCTCTGCATGGCTGGCGGGATATGGGGGGCACTGATCAAAAGCCATGATTATGTCCGCTCCAAAGATATTCTGAAGGAGCGTTGCTCTTTCCGGGGTCATGAAATGTGTTGATCCATCCAGATGGGAACGAAATGTTACCCCTTCATTGGTGATTTTTCGAAAATCCCCCAGACTGAAAACCTGAAACCCCCCGCTGTCGGTCAGGATCGGGTTGGGCCATGCCATGAATCGGTGCAATCCCCCGTGGCGCGCAATTATTTCCGCCCCGGGGCGCAGAAAAAGATGATAGGCGTTGCTCAGTATCATCTGCACACCTATTTCCCCGAGTTCTTCCGGCGAGATGGTCTTTACCGTTCCCAGAGTTCCCACGGGAAGAAAGGCAGGCGTTTCGATATGGCCGTGGGGCGTGGTTATGGTCCCCAGGCGGGCAGAAGTAGTTGAGCATTTCTTAATGATTTTGAATCTTACCGGCATGTTACCTCCCCAAACATTACCAGCTTATATCAGTCAAAATAGCGTGTCAAATGTTGGTCACAAGATGAGCATTGCATCCCCGAAACTATAAAACCGATACCTCTTCAGAATAGCCTCCTGATAAAGGCGCATAACCTCGTCCCTGCCCATGAAAGCACTTACCAGCATCAGCAGGGTGGAACGGGGCAGGTGGAAATTGGTCAGCAAGGCATCGGTGATCTGAAATGAATACCCCGGATAGATAAATAGATCCGTTTGTCCTTTTCCCTCCCCGAGTTGCCCCTTCTCATCAACAAGGGATTCCATGGCCCGGCAGGAAGAGGTACCTACGGCAATAACCCTGCCCCCCCTGTCTCCGGTCCGGTTGATCTCCCTGGCAGCGTCTGAAGGGATAGTATAATATTCCATGTGCATCTCATGATCCCTGATGTCATCGGATTTAACCGGTTTGAATGTGGCCGCACCTATATGTAAAGTCAGGAAGACCCGGCTAACACCCCGGTATTCAAGTTTTTCGAATAGATCCCTGGTGAAATGGAACCCGGCTGTCGGCGCCGCTACGGATCCTTCTATTTCGGAATAAACGGTCTGATAACTTTCAGGATCCTTCAACTCTTTTTTTATATATGGCGGCAGAGGCACTTTCCCGACAAGATTGAGCGTGTTTTCCAGCTGTTTTTCCTCTTTGAAATATACAAGGCGATGACCGCTATCCAATATTTTTTCTATAACCCCTTCCAGGCCGTCAAAAACAACGGTGCTTCCCGGAAGTGCCCTCCGACCAGGCTTGACCAGCGCTTCCCATCTGCCATCTGCATGTTTGTTCAATAGAAAAATTTCAACTTTACCGCCGGTATCCGGTTTTTTGCCGATCAGGCGTGCCGGTATTACCCTCGTGTTGTTCAGAACAAGAAGGTCTCCTTCTTCCAGAAAGGCGGGTAATTGTTGAAAAGTTGAATGTTCAATATGACCACTTTTACGCCTGTAAACCAGTAGTCGCGATTGATCGCGATCTGTCAACGGTTCCTGTGCTATCAGCTCCGAAGGCAGCAGGTAGTCATATTGAGCCAGACTATAAAGAGAATCATGGGATGATGTTGTTTTTTTTATCTGATCCGCCACCTATCTGTTTTAGTGCCTGAAAAAAACACGTATCAAGAAAGACAGGATGATACTTATCACTACACATGTAACCAGGGGAAAGTAAAAGACAAAATTTCCTTTTTCAACAATT is a window encoding:
- the tgt gene encoding tRNA guanosine(34) transglycosylase Tgt gives rise to the protein MPVRFKIIKKCSTTSARLGTITTPHGHIETPAFLPVGTLGTVKTISPEELGEIGVQMILSNAYHLFLRPGAEIIARHGGLHRFMAWPNPILTDSGGFQVFSLGDFRKITNEGVTFRSHLDGSTHFMTPERATLLQNIFGADIIMAFDQCPPYPASHAEVEEAVRRTTHWAERCKSQHLRRDQSLFGIIQGGIYRDLRERSSHELLELEFPGYAIGGLSVGEPKELMYETLEHTIPPLPEDRPRYLMGVGSPDALLQGARLGIDIFDCVLPTRMARNGRVFVNDGYLNLRNAAYASDMQPIEPKCKCYACQNYSRSYLRHLICANEILGFRLTTYHNLYFLEKYMLGIRAAIKNDDWSRCNTLWEGRKV
- the queA gene encoding tRNA preQ1(34) S-adenosylmethionine ribosyltransferase-isomerase QueA codes for the protein MAQYDYLLPSELIAQEPLTDRDQSRLLVYRRKSGHIEHSTFQQLPAFLEEGDLLVLNNTRVIPARLIGKKPDTGGKVEIFLLNKHADGRWEALVKPGRRALPGSTVVFDGLEGVIEKILDSGHRLVYFKEEKQLENTLNLVGKVPLPPYIKKELKDPESYQTVYSEIEGSVAAPTAGFHFTRDLFEKLEYRGVSRVFLTLHIGAATFKPVKSDDIRDHEMHMEYYTIPSDAAREINRTGDRGGRVIAVGTSSCRAMESLVDEKGQLGEGKGQTDLFIYPGYSFQITDALLTNFHLPRSTLLMLVSAFMGRDEVMRLYQEAILKRYRFYSFGDAMLIL
- a CDS encoding DUF2905 domain-containing protein, whose amino-acid sequence is MGKMLLVVGVLIVLMGLIFIFLGRLGLGRLPGDIIVEKGNFVFYFPLVTCVVISIILSFLIRVFFRH